The bacterium genome segment TCAGCTGGTCGACCGGCAATTGACCCTGAGCGCCCGGCAGTACGATGCTTTGGCCGCGGCCGCGGCCGATAACGTCAATCTGCCGCGCACGGTGACTGCGGACGGCAAACTGGTCTTTGCATCGCCGCGCTGGTGGACAAGCGGCTTTGTCCCCGGTTCTCTCTGGCAGCTCTATGAATATGACCAGAATCCCGTTCGCTTGGAGATGGCCCGACGGTTTACCGACAAAGTGGAGAATGAACAATACAACACCTCCACCCACGATCTCGGCTTTATGCTCTACTGCAGTTTCGGCAACGGCTACCGGCTCACCGGAGAAGCCCGTTATCGTACTGTGCTGTTGAACGGCGCACGTTCTCTGATCTCCCGCTTCAATCCCCTGATCGGCTGCATTCAATCGTGGCAAAAAAATGAAAAGTGGCAATTCCCGGTGATCATCGACAACATGATGAACCTTGAATTGCTCATGTGGGCGTTCAAGCAAACCGGTGATTCCACTTTTGCCGCGGTCTGCATCCGTCATGCCGATCGCACCATGGCCGAACATTTTCGTCCTGATTACAGCACCTATCAT includes the following:
- a CDS encoding glucuronyl hydrolase, which produces QLVDRQLTLSARQYDALAAAAADNVNLPRTVTADGKLVFASPRWWTSGFVPGSLWQLYEYDQNPVRLEMARRFTDKVENEQYNTSTHDLGFMLYCSFGNGYRLTGEARYRTVLLNGARSLISRFNPLIGCIQSWQKNEKWQFPVIIDNMMNLELLMWAFKQTGDSTFAAVCIRHADRTMAEHFRPDYSTYHVVSYDTLTGRVQVKNTAQGAFDESAWARGQAWGLYGFTMLYRETGLPRYLDQAQKIADFLITHPAMPADGIPYWDFNAPGIPNAKQDASAAAIMASALLELGSFSGRDQRERYHRFAEKQIRSLSTPRYFAEPGENGHFLLMHGVGHKPLNSEVDVPLTYADYYYIEALMRYRRMAGDRDAGS